CCTGACCCCATCTCTCATTGGTATAAATTGACAAAAATTTATTGCATATGCAAAAGTATATATATGTATGTGCCTGCTTCATTATCAAGAAACCGTAAAATCCTGATAAATTTGGTGCCGCCATGGGATGCAGTGCCTCCTGTATGGGAATTAAGGGTTAAGCAATATCGGGTCTTTTACGATGTTGACGAGGCAAAAAAGATTGTTTATGTCAGGGCTGTAAGGGAGAAACCGACTAACAAAACAACGGAGGAGATTTTATGAAAGCAAAGGAATTAAAGTCCGCATTTCGGAGACCAGCCGAGGCTGGAAGGACATAAAACTGAAATTTAACAAAGGGGGTAGGCTTTTTCAGGGGGAAGTCAGCTACAATAATATGAATTTATGATGCATTTTTTTGTCTTTTGGGTGGAAATAAAATGTAGGATTGCAAGACCTGACCCCTTTCCAATTTTAGGTCAGCGGTGGCTGTAAGCCATCCGCTGGAGTGATTTGTTAGACGATTTTGCATTTCTTATATGATCGCTTAACACCAGAGATACCAAAAGATAATCGTTTTATGCCATCATATATGTCAACGAATAATACGAGCAAGAAAATGCTTGAATAAGACGATGTCTTTCCCTCCATATTTGAACCTAAACCAATCATAAAGAGAAGCGACGAAACAGCTTCAGTCAGGCCTAAGAAGATATTGTTTAATGGATTACCCCTCAGGAATCTATTGCAGTTATCGCAGAAGTATTCCGAACTTTTCCCAATGAAGCTTATTGCTCTTTCTTTTCCAACGATTGTTATGCCGCCGCATTTGGAGCATGTTCCTCTATCATATTTCTTCTTTGTAATTGGATCAGTAAATTCGATAGTATTCTTCACTTCTGCATAATCAAACCTTGGCTCAAAATATCGGAAGAAGAAGCTAAAAAGAGATAGAGCCGTGTATATGATAATCCCTTCCTCTAAAGTGTTTATCATTGTTTGGCCAATAAACTCAGGATTGATAATAGCGGAGAGTAGAAACCTATATAAGAACAGAGCAATAAAAGAGAGCACGATAATTAGAATTAATTTTCGGAGTCTATAGATATAATCGGCAATCCAGATACC
This genomic stretch from Nitrospirota bacterium harbors:
- a CDS encoding type II toxin-antitoxin system RelE/ParE family toxin is translated as MPASLSRNRKILINLVPPWDAVPPVWELRVKQYRVFYDVDEAKKIVYVRAVREKPTNKTTEEIL